In Hymenobacter gelipurpurascens, one DNA window encodes the following:
- a CDS encoding DUF6799 domain-containing protein translates to MKTICLSFALALGLLASVSTASAQTTTAPKMPAGAKQANSTDRFIMRNGQVVLMQGQSVTPLTKNVVLSNGTKINYKSGIVEVVEGKITTLKEGDFVRMNGDIVFATAGSAAQARNDASVAPDTKFNNYVDTTPSSSSPAAMEARLTTLNQKISLMGEKIQLLNQKISLMSSSTQRPADTSQLDQQIRALDEKLK, encoded by the coding sequence ATGAAAACCATCTGCCTCTCTTTCGCCTTGGCGCTAGGCCTGTTGGCCAGTGTCTCCACAGCCAGTGCCCAAACCACTACCGCGCCAAAGATGCCGGCGGGTGCAAAACAAGCCAATTCTACCGACCGCTTCATCATGCGCAACGGGCAAGTGGTATTGATGCAGGGCCAAAGTGTAACGCCTCTGACAAAGAACGTGGTTCTTTCAAATGGCACGAAGATCAACTATAAAAGTGGTATCGTAGAGGTAGTTGAAGGTAAAATTACGACCCTAAAGGAAGGGGATTTTGTGCGAATGAACGGCGACATCGTATTCGCCACGGCTGGCAGCGCGGCCCAGGCCCGTAACGACGCTTCGGTGGCGCCTGATACCAAGTTCAACAACTACGTAGACACAACTCCCTCCTCTTCCAGCCCTGCGGCCATGGAAGCGCGCCTCACCACCCTGAACCAGAAAATCAGCCTGATGGGCGAAAAAATCCAGCTGCTCAACCAAAAGATCAGCCTGATGAGCTCTTCCACTCAACGCCCCGCCGATACCAGCCAGCTGGACCAACAGATCAGGGCGCTGGATGAGAAGCTGAAGTAG
- a CDS encoding dicarboxylate/amino acid:cation symporter: MKFSRLAPLVLVLFVLAAILTALAGYNLVALPDAVPTIARWLAIAAAVALAFQRRSVTFWIVVSMLVGAEIGHDYPGQAVQLKVLSDVFLRLVKTIIAPLVFATLVVGIAGHADLKQVGKMGLKALIYFEVVTTFALFIGLGAINLTRAGEGVDRSGIAADTEQLATVKQSTADIILHIFPENIAKSVAEGQVLQVVVFAIIFAIGLAMVHQKHRLPMLQITESLSEVMFKFTNVVMFFAPFGVGGAMAYTVGKMGFAPLYNAFKLLLTLYGALTAFLLLVLVPIALIARIPLKRFVLAIAEPVSIAFATTSSEAALPRAMEAMMGMGVPRRIVAFVMPTGYSFNLDGTTLYLSLAAVFVAQAAGVELSFGQQLVMVFTLMLTSKGVAGVPRASLVILLATVASFNLPAWPVFIILGIDALMDMARTAVNVIGNCLATAVVARWEGEFIDNYVAPPLEQLEEVDSALAHSAH, translated from the coding sequence ATGAAGTTTTCGCGACTCGCACCTCTCGTTCTTGTTTTATTTGTTCTCGCAGCCATTCTGACGGCGCTGGCGGGCTACAACCTGGTGGCGCTGCCCGATGCTGTGCCCACTATAGCCCGTTGGCTGGCCATAGCTGCCGCGGTAGCGCTGGCCTTTCAGCGGCGCTCCGTTACGTTCTGGATTGTGGTAAGCATGCTGGTTGGTGCCGAAATCGGGCACGACTACCCTGGGCAGGCCGTACAGCTGAAAGTTCTCAGCGACGTTTTCCTGCGTCTGGTGAAAACCATTATTGCGCCGCTGGTATTTGCTACGCTGGTAGTAGGCATTGCAGGCCACGCCGATCTGAAGCAGGTGGGCAAAATGGGCCTCAAAGCCCTGATTTATTTTGAAGTGGTCACCACATTTGCCTTGTTTATTGGCTTGGGTGCTATCAACTTGACCCGCGCCGGCGAAGGTGTAGACCGCAGTGGTATTGCCGCCGATACGGAGCAGCTGGCCACCGTGAAGCAATCCACAGCCGATATCATTCTGCACATCTTCCCCGAAAACATTGCCAAATCGGTAGCTGAGGGGCAGGTACTGCAGGTGGTGGTGTTTGCCATCATCTTCGCCATAGGCCTGGCTATGGTGCACCAGAAGCACCGCCTGCCCATGCTGCAAATCACGGAGAGCTTGTCGGAGGTGATGTTCAAGTTCACCAACGTCGTGATGTTCTTCGCGCCTTTCGGCGTGGGTGGCGCTATGGCCTACACGGTAGGCAAGATGGGTTTCGCACCCCTGTATAATGCCTTTAAGCTACTCCTGACGCTGTATGGAGCCCTCACGGCTTTCCTGCTGCTGGTGCTCGTGCCCATTGCCCTGATTGCCCGCATCCCGCTGAAGCGCTTTGTGCTGGCCATTGCAGAGCCCGTTAGTATTGCTTTTGCCACTACCTCATCGGAGGCAGCGCTGCCCCGGGCCATGGAGGCCATGATGGGGATGGGCGTACCACGCCGTATTGTGGCTTTCGTAATGCCTACTGGCTACTCTTTCAACCTCGATGGCACCACGCTTTACCTGTCTCTGGCGGCCGTTTTTGTGGCCCAGGCCGCCGGCGTAGAGCTTTCTTTCGGACAGCAATTGGTGATGGTATTTACACTGATGCTCACGAGCAAAGGTGTGGCGGGCGTACCGCGTGCTTCCTTGGTGATTCTGCTGGCCACGGTAGCTTCTTTCAACCTGCCGGCTTGGCCCGTGTTCATTATTCTGGGCATTGATGCCCTCATGGACATGGCCCGCACCGCCGTGAACGTGATAGGCAACTGCCTGGCTACCGCAGTAGTAGCTCGTTGGGAAGGAGAGTTTATTGATAATTATGTAGCCCCGCCGCTAGAACAGCTGGAGGAGGTCGATAGCGCATTGGCACACTCGGCTCACTAG
- a CDS encoding YceI family protein has translation MKKIILPALLAAALFAAPVYAGQPVAKKAAVSAVKPADKVYKLQPQLSTLGWDGKAVTHGHNGTVQFSGGELLVKGNQLVGGTVTVDMKTIKATDIKDAETSTKFMGHITSDDFFGVASNPTATFKITKVAYIKGAAADANNANITGDLTIKGKTNAITFPAKVGVKGGKAAASGTATVNRTKYDIKYGSKSFFEGIGDKAIYDDFTLSFNVIAM, from the coding sequence ATGAAAAAAATCATTCTGCCGGCCTTGCTGGCCGCTGCTCTGTTCGCTGCCCCTGTTTATGCTGGTCAGCCAGTTGCCAAGAAAGCTGCAGTTAGCGCCGTAAAGCCTGCCGATAAAGTATACAAGCTGCAGCCTCAACTCAGCACCTTGGGCTGGGATGGCAAAGCAGTAACGCACGGACACAATGGCACCGTACAATTCTCGGGCGGCGAGCTGCTCGTGAAAGGCAACCAGCTGGTAGGTGGCACCGTGACGGTAGACATGAAGACCATCAAGGCCACCGACATCAAGGACGCCGAGACGAGCACCAAATTCATGGGCCATATCACGTCTGATGACTTCTTTGGTGTTGCCAGCAACCCAACGGCTACGTTCAAAATCACGAAAGTGGCCTACATCAAAGGGGCCGCTGCTGATGCTAACAACGCCAACATCACCGGCGACCTGACCATCAAAGGCAAAACCAACGCTATTACTTTCCCCGCCAAAGTGGGCGTGAAAGGTGGTAAAGCGGCTGCCAGCGGCACTGCTACCGTAAACCGCACCAAATACGACATCAAATACGGCTCGAAGTCTTTCTTCGAAGGTATCGGCGACAAAGCCATCTATGATGACTTCACGCTGAGCTTCAACGTAATTGCTATGTAA
- a CDS encoding MarR family winged helix-turn-helix transcriptional regulator, whose protein sequence is MKIEDEIKQRSFVDNYQKAYINLVFTAGWLQLQQSAQFKEYNLTSPQFNILRILRGQHPKPSTVNMLIERMLDKTSNASRIVDKLEAKALVTRKVCPSNRRAVDIRITEQGLALLTQLDQILSSQQLGLGNLTSEEAAQLSNLLDKIRD, encoded by the coding sequence ATGAAAATAGAGGACGAAATCAAACAGCGCAGCTTCGTAGATAATTACCAGAAAGCCTACATCAACCTGGTGTTTACGGCGGGCTGGTTGCAGCTGCAGCAGAGTGCGCAGTTCAAAGAGTACAACCTCACTTCGCCTCAGTTCAACATTCTGCGCATTTTGCGTGGTCAGCACCCGAAGCCGTCTACCGTGAACATGCTGATTGAGCGGATGCTGGATAAAACCAGCAACGCCTCGCGCATTGTAGACAAGCTGGAAGCCAAAGCGCTGGTAACCCGCAAAGTGTGCCCCAGCAACCGGCGGGCGGTAGATATCCGCATTACGGAGCAGGGCTTGGCGCTGCTCACGCAGCTAGACCAAATTCTCTCATCACAACAACTGGGCTTGGGTAATCTGACTTCGGAAGAAGCCGCCCAACTCAGCAACTTACTTGACAAAATCCGCGACTGA
- a CDS encoding dipeptide epimerase, with protein MLTWSLTALTLPLRYTWKISRNASTFKTNLLVQVQGAAGTPSGWGEAAPNVRYGETPEGLQAEFAQLQAAGLGQCHTLDELGRFLAVQQPAHALRFALESAFVHREAALAGQPVAQWLGLPMPAAAVPTAASLPIMEPGEVAGFLQQQGYQRFPLLKVKVNREGAVDLLREVTRLLPSQLLIIDGNEGWPDADSLRQSWETIQALPGLRVRLLEQPLPAACAADYRALKGQLNCPVFADESVTDDADFAEIARQFDGVNMKLMKAGGYLNGLRILRETRTHGLQTMLGCMVETSLGIWSALQVSGLADVCDLDGFLIVQDEPFGLVGEELGHLQAHHNWPSIRA; from the coding sequence ATGCTTACCTGGTCTCTCACTGCCCTCACGCTTCCGCTGCGCTACACCTGGAAAATTTCGCGCAACGCATCCACCTTCAAAACCAATCTGTTGGTGCAAGTGCAGGGCGCTGCCGGTACGCCCAGCGGCTGGGGCGAAGCCGCTCCGAATGTACGGTACGGCGAAACCCCCGAAGGACTGCAAGCAGAGTTTGCACAGCTGCAGGCAGCCGGCCTAGGCCAGTGCCATACGCTGGATGAGCTCGGCCGCTTTCTAGCCGTGCAGCAGCCGGCCCACGCCCTACGCTTTGCCCTGGAATCGGCGTTTGTACACCGGGAGGCGGCGCTAGCCGGGCAGCCGGTAGCCCAGTGGCTAGGCCTGCCGATGCCAGCCGCAGCCGTCCCTACAGCCGCTTCATTGCCCATCATGGAGCCCGGCGAGGTAGCAGGCTTTCTGCAGCAGCAAGGCTATCAGCGCTTTCCGTTGCTGAAGGTGAAAGTGAACCGCGAGGGCGCAGTGGACTTATTGCGCGAAGTCACGCGCCTGCTACCCAGCCAGTTGCTCATCATTGATGGCAATGAAGGCTGGCCTGATGCCGACAGTCTGCGGCAGTCCTGGGAAACGATTCAGGCGCTGCCTGGCCTACGGGTGCGCCTGTTGGAGCAGCCACTGCCAGCCGCCTGTGCTGCCGACTACCGCGCTTTGAAGGGCCAGCTAAATTGCCCGGTCTTCGCCGATGAATCGGTAACGGATGATGCCGATTTTGCGGAAATAGCCCGGCAGTTTGATGGCGTAAATATGAAGCTGATGAAGGCTGGCGGCTACCTGAACGGCCTCCGGATTCTGCGCGAAACCCGCACTCATGGCCTGCAAACCATGCTTGGCTGCATGGTAGAAACCTCGCTGGGCATCTGGTCGGCTTTGCAGGTGAGCGGCCTGGCGGATGTTTGCGACCTAGATGGTTTCTTGATTGTGCAGGACGAGCCGTTTGGGCTGGTTGGAGAGGAGCTAGGCCACCTGCAGGCCCACCACAACTGGCCTAGCATAAGAGCATAA